DNA sequence from the Pedobacter sp. W3I1 genome:
GAAGCTCATCACCTACACTGATTGCGAATTTATCGCGTTTGTAAGCACCAAGTTCTTCGTTAACACGGATACCGTAGTTGTGAAGCAACATTTTAATCATCTCGTTTTTATCATCATCAGTAGTCCATTTGTTAGGACTAATGTGATTATAATCAAGCTCAGCTAAAATTTTCTGAGTAAATTTAGCGCCTTTAGCAACCAATAATTCTTTGTAAATGTTAAATACACCCTGAGATGTTTTGCCGTTTACAATGGTGAATAATTTGTCAACTAATTCTGCTTTTAATTTCTCAGTGATATTGTTATATCCTTTGTCTAATTTCTCAATTGCCGATTTCTCTTCAGCTTTTGTAGTTTTCTTAGCACGGCTGAATAATTTAGTATCAATTACTACACCCTGGATTGAAGGAGGAGTTTTTAAAGACGCATCTTTAACATCACCTGCTTTATCACCAAAAATTGCACGTAGTAATTTTTCTTCAGGCGAAGGATCTGATTCTCCTTTTGGAGTAATCTTACCAATTAAAATATCACCTTCTTTTACATCAGCACCAATACGGATAATACCGTTTTCATCAAGGTCTTTAGTAGCCTCTTCAGAAACGTTCGGGATATCTGGTGTTAATTCCTCTTCTCCACGTTTAGTATCACGTACTTCTAATTCAAACTCTTCAATATGCAATGAAGTGAAAATGTCATCACGAACAATACGCTCATTAATTACAATCGCATCCTCAAAGTTGAAACCTTGCCAAGGCATGAATGCCACTTTTAAGTTTCTACCTAATGCTAATTCACCATTTTCAGTTGCATAACCTTCGCAAAGCACTTGTCCTTTAGTAACTTTCTGACCTTTCTTAACGATTGGTTTTAAGTTGATACAAGTATTCTGGTTGGTTTTTTTGAATTTAATTAAACGGTAAGTTTTGCTATCACCTTCAAATGAAACTAAACGATCATCTTCGTTACGCTCATATTTAATCGTGATTTCGTTAGCATCAACATACTCAACAACACCGTCACCTTCTGCATTGATCAAAGTTCTCGAGTCACGTGCTACGCGACCTTCTAAACCTGTACCTACAATCGGTGCTTCAGGACGTAACAATGGTACGGCCTGGCGTTGCATGTTCGATCCCATCAAAGCCCTGTTCGCATCATCATGTTCCAAGAACGGAATTAACGAAGCAGCAATTGAAGTAATCTGGTTAGGTGCAACGTCCATTAAGTCTAATTTCTCAGGCTCAATAATCGGGAAGTCACCCTCGTAACGCGCTTTAACACGTGGTGTTGTAAAGTTACCTTTATCATCATACTCTGCATTTGCCTGAGCGATGGTTTTACCATCTTCATCCTCTGCAGATAAATAAATAACGTCTGAGTCTACAACTACTTTACCATCTTCAACACGTTTGTATGGTGTTTCAATGAAACCTAAATTATTGATTTTTGCATGCACACAAAGTGATGAAATTAAACCAATGTTTGGTCCCTCTGGAGTTTCAATAGTACATAAACGACCATAGTGAGTATAGTGAACGTCACGTACCTCGAAACCGGCACGCTCACGTGATAAACCACCTGGACCTAAAGCCGATAAACGGCGTTTGTGTGTGATCTCTGCCAATGGATTCGTTTGATCCATAAACTGAGATAACTGGTTAGTACCAAAGAAAGAGTTGATAACCGATGATAACGTACGGGCGTTAATCAAATCAGTTGGTGTAAACACCTCGTTATCGCGAATGTTCATACGCTCACGGATTGTTCTGGCCATACGGGCTAAACCAACACCAAATTGTGCGTACAATTGCTCACCTACCGTACGTACACGACGGTTAGACAAGTGATCGATATCATCTACCTCTTCTTTTGAGTTGATCAATTTGATCAGGTATTTCACAATTGCAATAATATCTGCTTTTGTTAATACTTTAACCTCATCAGGAGTATTCATTTTTAATTTACGGTTGATGCGGTAACGACCAACATCTCCTAAATCGTAACGTTTATCTGAAAAGAATAAACGATCAATGATACCACGTGCTGTTTCCTCATCAGGTGGTTCTGCGTTACGCAAAGCACGATAGATGTTTTCTACAGCTTCTTTTTCTGAGTTTGATGTATCTTTCTGTAATGTATTATATATAATGGTATAATCAGCCTGACTTGCGCCATCTTCTTTTGACAAGATGATGCTTTTTACGCCGGCTTCGATAACCATATCAATGTGTTCGTCTTCTAAAACGGTTTCTCTTTCAAGAATCACTTCATTACGGTCGATAGAAACTACCTCACCAGTATCTTCATCAACAAAATCTTCAACCCATTTTTTCAATACTCTTGCAGCCAGTTTACGACCGATGTATTTCTTTAAACCAGATTTACTAACTTTTACTTCGTCAGCAAGATCGAAAAGTTCCAAGATATCTTTATCAGAATCGTAACCGATAGCACGTAATAAAGTGGTAACCGGGAATTTTTTCTTACGATCGATGTAAGCATACATAACGTTATTAACGTCTGTAGCGAACTCGATCCATGAACCTTTGAAAGGAATTACACGTGCAGAGTACAATTTGGTTCCGTTAGTGTGACGGCTTTGGCCGAAGAACACTCCTGGAGAACGGTGTAATTGCGAAACGATAACACGTTCTGCACCGTTGATAACAAACGTACCTTTTGGTGTCATATACGGGATAGTACCTAAATACACATCCTGGATAATGGTTTCAAAATCTTCATGTTCTACATCATTACAAGAAAGCTTAAGCTTTGCCTTTAATGGAACATTGTAGGTTAATCCACGCTCAATACACTCGTGTATATCGTAACGTGGCGGATCAACAAAATAATCAAGAAATTCTAATACGAAGATATTTCTTGAATCTGTTATTGGAAAGTTTTCAGCAAACACTTTAAACAAACCTTCGCTAGAGCGATCGTCTGATGTGGTATCTATCTGGAAAAATTCTCTGAATGATTGCAATTGCACATCCAGAAAATCCGGATAGTCTATAATGTGCTTACTAGTTGCAAAATTTACTCTTTGTTCGACTGTCTTTGCCAATGGACTAAAAGATTTTAGTTTAAGAATAAACTATTTGTTTGGTTTCGGTTTCAAGCATTCTCATTAACCAAACAAAATGAGATGTTTATAAACAGGTAAAGACACCGACATTTTCAGTCGGTGTCTAATACATTTTTAGCTTAGCTAAGTTAAGTGATTACTTAATCTCAACTACTGCTCCAGCTTCTTCTAATTGTTTTTTAAGAGCTTCAGCTTCGTCTTTAGTAACACCAGCTTTTAATTCTTTTGGTGCTCCGTCAACTAAGTCTTTTGCTTCTTTCAAACCAAGGCCAGTTAAGTCTTTAACAAGTTTCACAACTGCTAATTTAGCGCCACCAGCTTCTTTTAAGATTACATCAAATGATGTTTTTTCTGCAGCAGCAGCAGGTGCATCACCACCAGCAGCAGGACCAGCAACTACAGCAGCAGCTGCAGGCTCGATACCATACTCGTCTTTTAAGATTTGAGCTAATTCGTTAACTTCTTTAACGGTTAAGTTTACTAATTGCTCAGCAAACGATTTTAAATCTGCCATTTTATTAAGATTTTAAATTTTTACGTAAAATAATTTTGTTTTATTTGCGAACTTAAGGTGTTCGTTAACCTTCTCTTTCCTGAAGAGTTTTAACAATTCCTGCAATTTTGCCTCCGCTTGATTTAAGCGCAGATATAACATTCTTAGCTGGTGACTGTAATAATCCAATGATATCGCCAATAAGCTCTTCTCTCGATTTTAAGCTTACTAAGTTATTCAATTGGTCATCGCCAACGTATACTGATGAATCTATATATGCTGCTTTAAGCAATGGTTTATCAGATGTTCTTCTCAAAGTTTTAATCAACTTAGCCGGAGCGTTTGCTGTTTTTGAGAATAATAATGATGATGAACCTTTAAGGGCTTCGTATATCTCAGAAGCATCGCCGTCTAAACCTTCAATCGCTTTGCGGATTAAAGAGTTTTTAGCTACCTTCATTACGATATCACCTTCGAAACATTTGCGGCGGATGTTATTGATCTGCTCTACAGAAAGGCTAGAAGTATCAGCAATATAAAAATTGCCAAACTCTTGCATTTGTCCTTGTAGTTCTAAAACTACTTCGTTTTTTTCTTCTCTGTTCATGATTAGATCCCCGCTACTGATTTAGTTTCAATTGCAATCCCAGGACTCATTGTAGAAGACACGTGAATGCTTTTAAAATAAGTTCCTTTTGCAGCAGAAGGTTTTAATTTAGAAATAACAGAGATAATCTCCATTGCATTCTCATAAATTTTATCTGCTGGGAATGATACTTTTCCTATCGAGGCGTGTATGATACCCGTTTTGTCTACTTTAAAATCAATCTTACCTGCTTTAACCTCTGTTACAGCTTTACCAACATCGTTAGTTACTGTACCTGATTTTGGGTTAGGCATTAAGTTTCTTGGACCTAAAACACGGCCCAATTTACCTACCTTAGCCATACAAGCTGGTGTAGTGATAATAATGTCTACATCGGTCCAACCACCTTCAATTTTAGCTACATACTCGTCTAAACCTACGAAGTCTGCGCCAGCTGCTTTTGCTTCTTCTTCCTTATCAGGAGTTACTAAAGCTAAAACACGTACAGTTTTACCTGTTCCGTGTGGTAAAGTAGCAATACCACGTACCATTTGATTGGCTTTACGCGGATCTACTCCTAAGGATACATCAATATCAACTGAAGCATCGAATTTAGTAGTAGTGATTTCTTTTACCAAAGCAGCAGCATCCTTCAAAGTATAAGCTTTACCAGCTTCTATTTTAGCATGTGCCTTTTTTTGATTTTTAGTTAATTTCGCCACTGTTGTAAACTGTTTTTTAATTAATTGTTCCAGGGTGCGTCACCAGAAACGGTGATTCCCATACTGCGTGCTGTACCGGCAACCATACTCATTGCAGATTCGATTGTAAATGCATTTAAATCAGGCATTTTATCTTCAGCAATAACTTTAATCTGGTCCCAGGTCACCGATCCAACTTTTTTACGGTTAGGCTCAGCAGAACCACTCTGTAATTTAGTAGCATCTTTTAACTGGATAGCTACCGGAGGGGTTTTGATGATGAAATCGAATGACTTATCAGCATAAACAGTAATTACAACTGGCAATACTTTACCTGCTTTATCTTGGGTACGAGCGTTGTACTGTTTGCAAAACTCCATAATGTTCACCCCTTTAGCACCTAATGCAGGTCCTACTGGTGGCGATGGATTTGCCGCTCCGCCTTTGATCTGTAATTTGATCATTGCACTGACTTCTTTTGCCATTTTGTGTTTTTTGTTTATTTAAAACTCAATGTTAAATATTGGAAGCATGTAACATTTAATTCCTCATAGCTCCTATAAAGCTTAAAGGACTGCAAAGATATGGATAATCTTGCAGTCCTGCAATAGATTGAGAAAAATATATTTTTAAGAGGCTGTTTAAGTTTCGTTTTTATATTTACTTGTCATCCTGAGGGTTAATTTATTGTATAAAATCAATATAAATGATATGATATTTAAGGAGATAAATCTCCTCAGATTATCGTCATTGCGAGAAGGCTTTTTCAGCCGACAGCCTGCCCCGTTTTTCGGGGAAGCAATCTTTTCTAGCAGGAAAGATT
Encoded proteins:
- the rplJ gene encoding 50S ribosomal protein L10, whose amino-acid sequence is MNREEKNEVVLELQGQMQEFGNFYIADTSSLSVEQINNIRRKCFEGDIVMKVAKNSLIRKAIEGLDGDASEIYEALKGSSSLLFSKTANAPAKLIKTLRRTSDKPLLKAAYIDSSVYVGDDQLNNLVSLKSREELIGDIIGLLQSPAKNVISALKSSGGKIAGIVKTLQEREG
- the rpoB gene encoding DNA-directed RNA polymerase subunit beta, which encodes MAKTVEQRVNFATSKHIIDYPDFLDVQLQSFREFFQIDTTSDDRSSEGLFKVFAENFPITDSRNIFVLEFLDYFVDPPRYDIHECIERGLTYNVPLKAKLKLSCNDVEHEDFETIIQDVYLGTIPYMTPKGTFVINGAERVIVSQLHRSPGVFFGQSRHTNGTKLYSARVIPFKGSWIEFATDVNNVMYAYIDRKKKFPVTTLLRAIGYDSDKDILELFDLADEVKVSKSGLKKYIGRKLAARVLKKWVEDFVDEDTGEVVSIDRNEVILERETVLEDEHIDMVIEAGVKSIILSKEDGASQADYTIIYNTLQKDTSNSEKEAVENIYRALRNAEPPDEETARGIIDRLFFSDKRYDLGDVGRYRINRKLKMNTPDEVKVLTKADIIAIVKYLIKLINSKEEVDDIDHLSNRRVRTVGEQLYAQFGVGLARMARTIRERMNIRDNEVFTPTDLINARTLSSVINSFFGTNQLSQFMDQTNPLAEITHKRRLSALGPGGLSRERAGFEVRDVHYTHYGRLCTIETPEGPNIGLISSLCVHAKINNLGFIETPYKRVEDGKVVVDSDVIYLSAEDEDGKTIAQANAEYDDKGNFTTPRVKARYEGDFPIIEPEKLDLMDVAPNQITSIAASLIPFLEHDDANRALMGSNMQRQAVPLLRPEAPIVGTGLEGRVARDSRTLINAEGDGVVEYVDANEITIKYERNEDDRLVSFEGDSKTYRLIKFKKTNQNTCINLKPIVKKGQKVTKGQVLCEGYATENGELALGRNLKVAFMPWQGFNFEDAIVINERIVRDDIFTSLHIEEFELEVRDTKRGEEELTPDIPNVSEEATKDLDENGIIRIGADVKEGDILIGKITPKGESDPSPEEKLLRAIFGDKAGDVKDASLKTPPSIQGVVIDTKLFSRAKKTTKAEEKSAIEKLDKGYNNITEKLKAELVDKLFTIVNGKTSQGVFNIYKELLVAKGAKFTQKILAELDYNHISPNKWTTDDDKNEMIKMLLHNYGIRVNEELGAYKRDKFAISVGDELPSGIVQMAKVYVAKKRKLKVGDKMAGRHGNKGIVARIVRDEDMPFLADGTPVDIVLNPLGVPSRMNLGQIYETILAWAGQELGVKFATPIFDGATHQEVEEWIAKAGVPASGKTYLYNGLTGERFDQTTTVGIIYMLKLGHMVDDKMHARSIGPYSLITQQPLGGKAQFGGQRFGEMEVWALEAFGAANILQEILTVKSDDVIGRAKTYEAIVKGENLPTPGVPESFNVLVHELRGLGLDITLD
- the rplA gene encoding 50S ribosomal protein L1, which encodes MAKLTKNQKKAHAKIEAGKAYTLKDAAALVKEITTTKFDASVDIDVSLGVDPRKANQMVRGIATLPHGTGKTVRVLALVTPDKEEEAKAAGADFVGLDEYVAKIEGGWTDVDIIITTPACMAKVGKLGRVLGPRNLMPNPKSGTVTNDVGKAVTEVKAGKIDFKVDKTGIIHASIGKVSFPADKIYENAMEIISVISKLKPSAAKGTYFKSIHVSSTMSPGIAIETKSVAGI
- the rplK gene encoding 50S ribosomal protein L11, with the protein product MAKEVSAMIKLQIKGGAANPSPPVGPALGAKGVNIMEFCKQYNARTQDKAGKVLPVVITVYADKSFDFIIKTPPVAIQLKDATKLQSGSAEPNRKKVGSVTWDQIKVIAEDKMPDLNAFTIESAMSMVAGTARSMGITVSGDAPWNN
- the rplL gene encoding 50S ribosomal protein L7/L12, coding for MADLKSFAEQLVNLTVKEVNELAQILKDEYGIEPAAAAVVAGPAAGGDAPAAAAEKTSFDVILKEAGGAKLAVVKLVKDLTGLGLKEAKDLVDGAPKELKAGVTKDEAEALKKQLEEAGAVVEIK